The Canis lupus baileyi chromosome 29, mCanLup2.hap1, whole genome shotgun sequence genome includes a region encoding these proteins:
- the LOC140620652 gene encoding uncharacterized protein, translating to MDPGPEEEGGALAIPPLRPGEKFHVFVSYSSRDAAWTHTLIGRLEADLPGLRVCLHERDFVPGRNILENMAECIQQSQKVLLLLSQDFVQSRWCLLEADLSLFGYCLERKAVIPILLKPCRVPLHLSHLTYLEATDSRFYPKVLRLLCQATLCGARSVPALRPAASLYSGKALLTLNCINKDSLSSWQVGTFSTLSVPDPLKEVLEEPEVYRRALGVLNGAQSPRSCLRYLGCRVPLGIFLILISLVLLSFTLILGLQPSPPAQRFLLLLGGVFFCSLVLVLAVNTFCWFRRFSRRKMRELVLRAGEANLLLAPHSVLVGCDTMNKLHFVYVLLEECRQVFLECAEGEALFREAMLRFSSSYACCVAHAYFPASEDVQGAQGHLQLGLCFCQFVSLQLKRHQGLGVYPV from the coding sequence ATGGATCCCGGCCCCGAGGAGGAAGGGGGGGCCCTGGCCATCCCCCCGCTGAGGCCCGGCGAGAAGTTCCACGTGTTCGTGAGCTACAGCAGCAGGGACGCGGCGTGGACCCACACGCTCATCGGCCGCCTGGAGGCGGACCTCCCGGGGCTGCGGGTGTGTCTGCACGAGCGGGACTTCGTCCCCGGCAGGAACATCCTGGAGAACATGGCCGAGTGCATCCAGCAGAGCCAGAAGGTGCTCCTGCTGCTGAGCCAGGACTTCGTGCAGAGCCGGTGGTGCCTCCTGGAGGCCGACCTGTCCCTGTTCGGCTACTGCCTGGAGAGGAAGGCCGTCATCCCCATCCTGCTGAAGCCCTGCCGGGTCCCGCTGCACCTCAGCCACCTGACCTACCTGGAGGCGACCGACAGCCGCTTCTACCCCAAGGTGCTGCGGCTCCTGTGCCAGGCCACCCTGTGCGGGGCGCGCTCCGTGCCGGCCCTGCGCCCGGCTGCCTCCCTCTACAGTGGGAAGGCCCTCCTCACCCTCAACTGCATCAACAAGGACAGCCTGTCGTCTTGGCAGGTGGGGACCTTCAGCACCCTGAGTGTCCCGGACCCCCTGAAGGAGGTGCTGGAGGAGCCCGAGGTGTACCGGCGCGCCCTGGGCGTCCTGAACGGGGCACAGTCCCCCAGGTCCTGCCTCCGCTACCTGGGCTGCAGGGTCCCGCTGGGCATCTTCCTGATTCTCATCTCCTTGGTGCTGCTGTCCTTCACcctgatcctggggctccagccGAGCCCGCCAGCTCAGCGCTTCCTGCTCCTCTTGGGCGGGGTGTTTTTCTGCTCCCTCGTCTTGGTCCTGGCGGTGAACACCTTCTGCTGGTTCCGGAGGTTCTCCAGGAGGAAGATGCGGGAGCTGGTCCTCAGAGCGGGCGAGGCCAACCTCCTGCTGGCGCCCCACTCCGTGCTGGTGGGCTGTGACACCATGAACAAGCTGCACTTCGTGTACGTGCTCCTGGAGGAGTGCAGGCAGGTCTTTCTGGAGTGCGCGGAGGGCGAGGCGCTGTTCCGGGAGGCCATGCTGCGGTTCTCCTCCAGCTACGCCTGCTGCGTGGCCCACGCGTACTTCCCCGCCTCTGAGGACGTCCAGGGGGCTCAGGGCCACCTCCAGCTGGGCCTGTGCTTCTGCCAGTTCGTGTCTCTGCAGCTGAAGAGACACCAGGGCCTCGGGGTTTACCCCGTGTGA